In one Takifugu flavidus isolate HTHZ2018 chromosome 9, ASM371156v2, whole genome shotgun sequence genomic region, the following are encoded:
- the reep2 gene encoding receptor expression-enhancing protein 2, with amino-acid sequence MVSWIISRVVVLAFGTLYPAYSSYKAVKTKNVKEYVKWMMYWIVFALFTTAETATDLFLSWFPFYFELKIAFVIWLLSPYTKGSSVLYRKFVHPTLSNKEKEIDEYIAQAKDRSYETMMRFGKRGLNLAANAAVTAASKGQGVLSDKLRSFSMQDLTLINADDELGLHTSEPRVRREPADDMSSGASTLPRARSTAGRQTRSLAANSLADDASSQHGSDQSDTRTEHSDEDVVEKAAKRGSTAKTTKKTATVKTETQTKPVKKPAKKKSSANTAETPP; translated from the exons CCTCGCATTTGGGACTCTCTATCCAGCGTACTCCTCATACAAGGCCGTCAAAACGAAGAACGTTAAAGAATAT GTGAAGTGGATGATGTACTGGATCGTGTTTGCGTTGTTCACAACAGCTGAGACGGCCACAGACTTGTTCCTATCATG GTTTCCATTTTACTTCGAGCTGAAGATCGCCTTTGTGATCTGGCTGCTGTCTCCGTACACTAAGGGCTCCAGCGTCCTCTACCGCAAGTTTGTCCACCCAACCCTGTCCAACAAAGAGAAG GAGATAGACGAGTACATCGCACAGGCCAAAGACAGGAGCTATGAAACCATGATGAGGTTTGGGAAGAGGGGCCTCAACCTGGCTGCTAACGCGGCAGTGACAGCAGCCAGCAAG ggtcagggggtgCTCTCGGACAAGCTGCGGAGTTTCAGCATGCAGGACCTGACCCTCATCAACGCCGACGACGAGCTGGGTCTCCACACGTCGGAGCCTCGCGTGAGACGGGAGCCTGCGGACGACATGAGCTCGGGGGCCAGCACGCTGCCCCGGGCCAGGAGCACAGCTGGGCGGCAGA CTCGCTCCCTGGCGGCCAATTCGCTCGCTGACGACGCCTCCTCCCAACACGGCTCTGACCAATCGGACACGAGGACCGAACACTCCGATGAGGATGTGGTGGAGAAAGCAGCCAAACGTGGCAGCACTGCCAAAACTACCAAGAAAACTGCCACAGTCAAGAcggag ACTCAAACTAAGCCGGTGAAGAAGCcagcaaagaaaaagagcagcgCCAACACCGCTGAGACGCCCCCGTGA